One Chroococcidiopsis sp. TS-821 genomic window carries:
- a CDS encoding S9 family peptidase → MEKPNIDTSKPAIERGNMPLVGKLKFYFKNPIVDGYFSYVLAFGARGGADVGEAFFAASRIRQYDTESWVREFTSLAKRVAEQAEQAQAVGHYITARETFLRASYLNRAALMSLSPNKEPDRYLEICERVRSHFNMAAALFDTPIEPVSIPFRNHILRGYFIKTDTSSEPRPTLINAGGGESFAEDMCLLFGIGDASRGYNHLTVDMPGQGSTFIEGMKMTPQAEEPLGAIVDYALSRNDVDPDRLAMFGPSFGGYAVPRAAVHDKRIKAIVVNSLILNLYDYLVQAKELLILARLERMPGFKLFTRLTGSWLAGLYNIMDIWKYKWGVSTMAEWLEACKEYVVDPSEITCPTLLLIGEDEYAYPNSQHFQHEALAKIQNPIKNLAIGRTDMGAGGKNMLPNLTAIRHTTFDWLDEVFAAKRDLA, encoded by the coding sequence GTCGATGGCTACTTCTCCTACGTTCTTGCTTTTGGCGCGCGCGGCGGGGCCGATGTCGGTGAGGCATTTTTCGCTGCATCCCGCATTAGGCAGTACGACACCGAATCGTGGGTTCGCGAGTTCACATCGCTGGCGAAACGGGTAGCAGAACAGGCGGAACAAGCGCAAGCAGTTGGACATTACATCACAGCCCGTGAGACATTCCTCCGCGCCAGCTACCTCAATCGCGCTGCACTCATGTCCCTAAGTCCAAACAAGGAGCCCGATCGCTATCTGGAAATCTGTGAGCGTGTTCGCTCACATTTCAACATGGCTGCTGCCCTGTTTGATACGCCGATTGAGCCAGTGAGCATACCCTTTCGCAACCATATACTGCGGGGCTACTTTATCAAGACGGATACCTCTTCTGAACCACGCCCAACCTTGATCAATGCTGGTGGCGGGGAATCATTTGCCGAGGATATGTGTTTGCTTTTCGGCATTGGCGATGCCTCGCGTGGCTATAACCACTTAACTGTCGATATGCCGGGGCAGGGTAGCACATTCATCGAGGGTATGAAGATGACACCGCAAGCAGAAGAGCCGCTGGGGGCGATCGTAGACTACGCGCTCAGCCGGAATGATGTTGATCCTGACCGGCTGGCCATGTTTGGACCGAGTTTTGGCGGGTACGCGGTGCCGCGTGCAGCAGTGCATGATAAGAGGATCAAGGCGATCGTGGTCAACAGTCTGATCCTGAACCTGTACGACTACTTGGTTCAGGCAAAGGAACTGCTCATCCTTGCGCGACTGGAACGGATGCCAGGCTTCAAGCTGTTTACCCGCCTCACTGGCTCGTGGCTTGCTGGTCTGTACAACATAATGGATATCTGGAAATACAAGTGGGGTGTTTCGACAATGGCCGAGTGGCTGGAGGCGTGCAAAGAGTATGTGGTCGATCCGTCGGAAATCACTTGCCCGACGCTGCTGCTTATCGGAGAGGATGAGTATGCCTATCCCAACTCGCAGCACTTCCAGCACGAGGCACTCGCAAAGATACAAAACCCTATCAAGAACCTGGCGATCGGTCGGACAGATATGGGGGCAGGCGGCAAAAACATGCTACCAAACCTGACGGCGATCCGTCATACAACGTTTGACTGGCTTGATGAGGTGTTCGCGGCAAAGAGAGATTTGGCGTAA
- a CDS encoding calcium-binding protein produces the protein MAIIYGTPGNDTLTGTAFADSIFGLAGNDILRGLAGRDRLEGGSGNDTLKGGVGIDTLVGGTGSDRYIVDNTGDIVIEAAKAGIDTVVSSVSYVLGSHLENLTLTGSSAINGTGNNLNNSITGNNANNTLRGGAGNDTLMGGAVNNSGNDTLYGGDGNDVLYSKNFLSGSSRIGADVLYGGNGNDTLHGGNGAKNTLNGGSGNDTYIVFSTADVIIEAANAGTDTVVSSVSYTLGNNLENLTLTGNKNINGTGNSLNNYIAGNFGSDILYGGDGNDTLVAGIGNSDEDPAGIGIFYSYSGNNYLNGGDGNDVLKGGVGNDTLFGRNGNDNLDAGLFTDVGWGYVSDESGNDYLDGGAGNDTLKGGVGNDTLLGGAGSDLLISVVGRGANPYASVEYSGNDYLDGGAGNDTLQGGAGSDTLIGGDGFDSLVAGVGKRSEYSYSGEWVTTFFSGSNYLDGGAGNDTLVGSLNSDTLIGGSDDDRLTGKGGNDVLAGGTGADTFIFLSPSEGLDTITDFSVGQGDKIEVSAAGFGITVGDTSKFSFSNNTLFFDTTALVTLQSNSGFSPSTDIEVV, from the coding sequence ATGGCAATTATATATGGTACACCTGGAAATGATACTTTAACAGGAACAGCGTTTGCTGATTCGATATTTGGGTTGGCTGGCAACGATATTTTACGTGGGTTGGCAGGCAGAGATAGGCTTGAAGGTGGAAGTGGTAACGATACACTCAAGGGTGGAGTTGGCATCGATACGCTAGTGGGAGGAACTGGCAGCGATCGCTATATTGTTGACAACACAGGTGACATAGTTATAGAGGCGGCGAAGGCAGGAATAGATACGGTTGTGTCTTCAGTTAGCTACGTGTTGGGTAGTCATTTAGAGAATCTAACGCTAACAGGTAGCAGTGCGATTAATGGTACAGGAAACAACTTGAACAACTCCATCACAGGCAATAATGCTAATAATACTTTGCGTGGGGGAGCAGGAAATGACACCTTAATGGGAGGAGCAGTTAACAACAGTGGCAATGATACTCTTTATGGTGGCGATGGCAATGACGTTTTGTACTCGAAGAATTTCCTAAGCGGTAGTTCCCGTATCGGTGCAGATGTACTATACGGAGGCAATGGCAACGACACGCTACATGGAGGCAATGGAGCAAAAAATACTCTAAATGGGGGTAGTGGCAATGATACGTATATTGTGTTTTCCACTGCTGATGTCATAATTGAAGCTGCTAACGCAGGTACAGATACCGTTGTGTCTTCTGTCAGTTATACGCTCGGCAATAATCTAGAAAACTTAACCCTCACGGGTAACAAAAATATTAATGGCACAGGCAACTCGCTAAATAACTACATCGCTGGCAACTTTGGTAGCGATATCCTCTATGGTGGAGACGGCAACGACACCTTAGTTGCTGGTATTGGTAATTCTGATGAGGATCCCGCTGGCATTGGTATTTTCTATAGCTACTCGGGCAACAATTACCTCAACGGTGGTGATGGCAACGATGTGCTAAAAGGTGGGGTTGGTAATGACACTTTATTTGGCAGAAACGGTAACGATAACTTAGATGCTGGTCTTTTTACAGACGTTGGCTGGGGTTATGTTAGCGATGAATCAGGCAACGATTACCTCGATGGAGGGGCTGGCAACGATACGCTAAAAGGCGGTGTTGGTAATGACACTCTGTTGGGTGGCGCTGGATCTGATTTGTTGATTTCAGTGGTTGGCAGAGGAGCCAATCCTTACGCCAGCGTAGAATATTCTGGTAATGACTACCTCGATGGTGGGGCGGGTAACGATACTTTACAGGGCGGAGCCGGTAGCGATACTCTGATTGGCGGTGACGGATTCGACTCGCTGGTTGCTGGTGTCGGGAAGCGATCGGAGTATTCCTACTCTGGAGAATGGGTGACAACTTTCTTTTCTGGTAGCAATTACCTCGATGGTGGGGCTGGTAACGATACGCTAGTTGGGTCGCTCAATAGCGATACTCTGATAGGTGGAAGTGATGATGACCGTTTAACAGGTAAAGGTGGCAACGACGTGCTTGCTGGTGGCACAGGTGCTGATACTTTTATATTTTTGTCTCCGTCAGAAGGACTGGATACAATTACAGATTTCTCTGTTGGGCAGGGAGATAAAATAGAAGTCTCGGCTGCGGGGTTTGGAATTACTGTAGGCGATACGAGTAAGTTCTCTTTTAGTAACAATACGTTGTTCTTTGATACAACAGCTTTAGTAACCCTCCAATCAAATTCAGGGTTTAGCCCTAGTACTGATATCGAGGTTGTTTAG